One genomic window of Ziziphus jujuba cultivar Dongzao chromosome 4, ASM3175591v1 includes the following:
- the LOC107415448 gene encoding DNA repair protein UVH3 isoform X1, translating to MGVQGLWELLAPVGRRVSVETLAGKKLAIDASIWMVQFMKAMRDEKGEMVRNAHLLGFFRRICKLLYLRTKPVFVFDGGTPALKRRTVIARRRQRENAQAKVRKTAEKLLLNHLKAMKLKELAEDIKNQRQKMNDAKGKKVLGEQTNMVEDNSGKNDVASRECNQEKLDEMLAASIAAEEDGTLTNNATMSTAGNFCEDHDEEDEEMILSDLHGEIDPAVLAALNPSMQLDILRQKQKQDNDVKGKKVVSDQDDVVSWNSTQDKIDEMLAASIMAEEDRNLRMPSTSAAAHVEEVGDIEEDEDGDEEMILETMHGDVDPAVLASLPPSMQLDLLVQMRERLMAENRQKYQKVKKDPTQFSELQIQAYLKTVAFRREIDQAQKAASGRGVGGVQTSRIASEANREFIFSSSFSGDKEALTAGRAETSGDKQQPSSEHLSTLLNTITSTSNLNTVTGSNSDESSRVFDDNIETYFDERGRVRISRLRAMGFRMTRDLQRNLDLMKEVEQEKTSANKMESVINGSNSAVQITSSCKHNLVTISPNGAAESVKVNEKNEDFTLKSGTSIEISFEDDGDSRGLDGDDDIFASLVAGNPIKVCSDDNAPSRVLQSTSDSDCEWEEGTIGETGNNFSNDVNLNIEPLSGEGNISDDGGVEWEEGICEVNKSTLCCPAESRPEISKGLLEEEADLQEAIKRSLEDLGDKKSNYALGEDEKLNISAGKAYEDNEFLDQENEKDEPTSPGKIDTRLSKSTFKIVDGVKKMDDLGGISISQTIDSSGKLLKSSVPYIPNVERILIGTPHEGYLGPSEPIGYASEKTSLCEETPHAETVAPLKTKEFKVVAEHVDACNKGSGLSTFSNMNAKNNSHTSDISTGEITDAAQVIDQKTGCEAETSHHLVEISNPAVPLVGTLTDELILDIDTEQKLDAQKSDESFSQGSDHNLEKSPIRGNENVQFEDLEDNLEEEMHILSEERMNLGDEQRRLERNAESVSSEMFTECQELLQMFGLPYIIAPMEAEAQCAYMEIANLVDGVVTDDSDVFLFGAQSVYKNIFDDRKYVETYFMKDIEKELGLTRKQLVRMALLLGSDYTEGVSGIGIVNAIEVVNAFPEEDGLQQFRDWIESPDPTILGKFEVHTGPTAKRNELKVSDNENFSKSNTEELPASHENNSQAQEQNQAADYIREKKQIFMDKHRKVSKNWHIPPSFPSEAVVNAYACPQVDKSTEPFIWGKPDHFVLRKLCWEKFGWGNQKADELLIPVLKEYNKHETQLRLEAFYTFNERFAKIRSKRIKKAVKGITGDQSSELMGEAAQDISRSRKKRSRPKETGNDQKEKLSEGTEESVFTYQSNLGNRTTPKQSRKRKVPGEGVLSEPQIISKGKQRTDKRSHANKRGRGRGRGRVMGRGKGKGSLSFEASETSSSATDCDDDDDAREVHMETSEQEVRKSTRARKPVDYKDIDDQDGLNEEVGEEELSVAGHRDDGSSLAENEEHNSGNPCIGEESCRDYLETGGGFCPDEGENRQPDVSQHDAPPSSEAGLPEDYLKTGGGFCMDEDGIAVGQDEACAAEATVSESADLSHCSDPGSVDAHVSELSRDHMNATINDDQSKLGAETTPVVSLSAMPLLKRKRRKS from the exons ATGGGAGTACAGGGTCTATGGGAACTACTGGCACCCGTGGGTCGCCGCGTCTCCGTCGAAACCCTAGCCGGAAAGAAGCTGGCCATCG ATGCCAGCATATGGATGGTGCAGTTCATGAAGGCCATGAGGGACGAAAAGGGAGAGATGGTTCGCAACGCTCATTTGCTCGGCTTTTTCCGCCGGATTTGCAAACTACTGTATCTGCGGACCAAACCCGTCTTCGTTTTCGATGGCGGAACACCTGCTCTCAAGCGCCGGACCGTGATTGCTCGCCGGAGACAGCGTGAGAATGCCCAGGCCAAGGTCCGAAAGACTGCTGAGAAATTGCTTCTCAATCAT CTTAAGGCAATGAAGCTGAAAGAACTAGCTGAGGATATCAAAAACCAGAGGCAGAAAATGAACGACGCTAAGGGTAAGAAGGTATTGGGAGAACAGACCAATATGGTGGAGGATAATTCAGGAAAAAATGATGTGGCCTCCAGGGAATGTAATCAGGAAAAGCTAGATGAAAT GTTGGCAGCATCTATTGCAGCAGAGGAAGATGGGACTTTAACTAATAATGCAACAATGTCTACTGCTGGCAATTTTTGTGAGGATCATGATGAGGAAGATGAGGAGATGATACTG TCAGATCTGCATGGTGAAATTGATCCTGCTGTATTAGCTGCTTTAAATCCATCAATGCAACTTGATATTCTTAGACAG AAACAGAAGCAGGATAATGATGTTAAGGGTAAGAAGGTCGTGTCAGATCAAGACGATGTGGTCTCATGGAATAGCACTCAGGACAAAATAGATGAAAT GTTAGCAGCATCTATCATGGCAGAAGAAGATAGGAATCTAAGGATGCCATCAACATCTGCTGCCGCTCATGTTGAGGAGGTTGGTGACATAGAAGAGGATGAAGATGGAGATGAAGAGATGATACTG GAAACAATGCATGGTGACGTTGATCCTGCTGTATTAGCTTCTTTGCCTCCATCAATGCAACTTGATCTTCTTGTTCAA ATGAGAGAGAGATTGATGGCAGAAAACAGACAAAAGTACCAAAAAGTCAAGAAG GACCCTACACAATTCTCTGAGCTACAAATACAGGCTTATCTCAAAACTGTTGCTTTCCGTCGGGAGATAGATCAAGCACAGAAGGCTGCTTCTGGAAGAGGAGTAGGTGGTGTACAGACTTCACGAATAGCATCTGAAGCCAACAGGGAATTTATCTTCTCGTCATCATTTAGTGGCGACAAAGA AGCACTGACAGCTGGCAGAGCTGAGACATCTGGAGATAAGCAACAACCATCTTCTGAACATCTTTCAACTTTATTGAATACCATTACATCTACCAGTAACTTGAACACTGTGACTGGATCAAACTCTGATGAATCAAGTAGGGTTTTTGATGACAATATTGAAACATATTTTGATGAGAGGGGGCGGGTTCGTATCAGCAGACTGAGAGCAATGGGTTTCCGGATGACCCGTGATTTACAGAGGAACTTGGATTTGATGAAAGAGGTTGAGCAAGAGAAAACAAGTGCAAACAAGATGGAGTCTGTGATAAATGGAAGTAATAGTGCTGTCCAAATAACTTCATCTTGTAAACACAATTTAGTAACAATTTCACCAAATGGTGCTGCTGAATCTGTTAAAGTGAATGAGAAAAATGAGGATTTTACATTGAAAAGTGGAACTTCTATAGAGATTTCTTTTGAAGACGATGGTGATAGCAGGGGTTTGGATGGTGATGATGACATCTTTGCTAGTTTAGTGGCCGGAAATCCTATAAAAGTTTGTTCTGATGATAATGCTCCATCAAGAGTACTGCAATCTACTTCTGATTCAGACTGTGAATGGGAGGAAGGTACAATTGGAGAAACAGgcaataatttttctaatgatGTTAACTTGAATATTGAGCCCCTTTCTGGTGAAGGCAACATTAGTGATGATGGTGGAGTGGAATGGGAGGAAGGAATTTGTGAAGTTAATAAAAGCACTTTATGTTGCCCAGCTGAGTCACGACCAGAAATTTCCAAAGGTCTTTTGGAAGAAGAGGCTGATTTGCAGGAGGCTATAAAGAGAAGCCTAGAGGATTTAGGAGACAAGAAGTCTAATTATGCATTGGGTGAAGatgagaaattaaatatttctgcAGGAAAGGCTTATGAAGATAATGAGTTTCTTGATCAAGAAAATGAGAAAGACGAGCCAACTTCACCGGGAAAGATTGATACACGACTAAGTAAATCAACTTTTAAAATTGTTGATGGAGTTAAAAAGATGGATGATCTGGGTGGAATCAGTATCTCACAAACCATCGATTCTTCTGGGAAGCTGTTGAAGTCATCTGTACCATATATTCCCAATGTTGAGAGGATACTGATTGGCACACCACATGAAGGATACTTGGGTCCTTCAGAACCCATTGGATATGCAAGTGAAAAAACCAGTTTGTGTGAAGAAACACCCCATGCAGAAACTGTTGCACCTTTGAAAACAAAGGAGTTCAAAGTGGTTGCAGAACATGTGGATGCCTGCAACAAGGGAAGTGGCTTGTCTACCTTCTCTAATATGAATGCAAAAAATAATTCCCATACTTCTGATATATCAACTGGTGAAATTACTGATGCCGCTCAGGTGATTGATCAGAAAACTGGTTGTGAAGCTGAAACATCCCATCATTTAGTTGAAATATCTAATCCAGCTGTTCCTTTGGTGGGAACACTGACAGATGAATTGATATTGGATATTGACACGGAACAAAAATTGGATGCACAGAAAAGTGATGAAAGTTTTTCCCAGGGAAGTGACCACAACTTGGAAAAGTCTCCAATTAGGGGCAATGAGAATGTGCAGTTTGAAGACCTGGAGGATAATTTGGAGGAGGAAATGCATATTTTGAGTGAAGAACGTATGAACTTGGGAGATGAGCAAAGAAGGCTTGAACGCAATGCTGAATCTGTTAGTAGCGAGATGTTCACAGAATGTCAG GAGCTTCTGCAAATGTTTGGCTTACCATATATAATTGCTCCGATGGAAGCTGAAGCTCAGTGTGCTTATATGGAAATTGCAAACCTTGTTGATGGTGTTGTGACAGATGACTCGGATGTGTTCTTATTTGGAGCGCAGAGTGTTTACAAGAACATATTTGATGATCGCAAATATGTGGAAACATACTTCATGAAG GACATTGAGAAAGAGCTTGGCCTGACCAGAAAACAATTAGTTCGCATGGCACTTCTTCTTGGAAGTGATTATACTGAAGGGGTTAG TGGGATCGGCATTGTTAATGCTATTGAGGTAGTAAATGCATTTCCTGAGGAAGATGGCCTCCAACAATTCCGTGACTGGATTGAATCACCGGATCCCACCATCTTAGGGAAGTTTGAAGTACATACTGGACCAACTgccaaaagaaatgaattgaaagTTAGTGATAATGAGAATTTCTCAAAAAGCAACACAGAAGAATTGCCTGCATCTCATGAGAACAATTCCCAAGCTCAAGAACAGAATCAGGCTGCTGATTATATTCGAGAAAAGAAGCAAATTTTCATGGATAAACAT aGAAAGGTGAGCAAGAACTGGCATATTCCGCCTTCTTTTCCCAGTGAAGCAGTTGTTAATGCTTATGCTTGTCCACAAGTGGACAAATCAACTGAACCTTTTATATGGGGAAAGCCAGACCATTTTGTTCTTCGCAA ATTGTGTTGGGAAAAGTTCGGCTGGGGCAACCAGAAGGCAGATGAATTGTTGATACCTGTTTTAAAGGAGTACAACAAACATGAG ACTCAACTGCGTTTGGAGGCATTTTACACATTTAATGAAAGATTTGCAAAAATTCGTAGCAAGAGAATTAAGAAAGCTGTCAAAGGAATCACTGGAGACCAATCCTCAGAGTTAATGGGTGAGGCTGCGCAAGACATTTCTAGAAGTAGAAAGAAAAGATCAAGGCCTAAAGAAACTGGGAATGACCAAAAGGAAAAGCTGTCTGAGGGGACAGAGGAAAGTGTTTTCACATATCAGAGTAACCTAGGGAATAGAACTACTCCCAAGCAGTCGAGGAAAAGGAAGGTACCTGGGGAAGGGGTTTTGTCCGAGCCACAAATTATCTCAAAAGGCAAACAACGCACTGATAAAAGATCACATGCGAATAAAAGAGGTAGAGGAAGAGGGAGAGGCAGGGTAATGGGAAGAGGAAAGGGAAAAGGGAGTCTTAGTTTTGAAGCATCTGAAACCAGCTCCAGCGCCACTGactgtgatgatgatgatgatgctcgGGAAGTTCATATGGAGACGTCAGAACAAGAAGTGCGTAAG TCAACCAGAGCACGCAAGCCTGTAGATTACAAAGATATTGATGATCAGGATGGCTTAAATGAAGAGGTAGGAGAGGAAGAATTGTCTGTAGCTGGACATAGAGATGATGGTTCTAGTCTTGCTGAGAATGAGGAGCATAATTCTGGAAATCCTTGTATTGGGGAGGAATCCTGTAGAGATTACCTTGAAACAGGAGGCGGGTTCTGTCCAGATGAAGGTGAAAACCGTCAACCTGATGTAAGCCAGCACGATGCTCCTCCTTCATCCGAGGCAGGGCTTCCTGAAGACTACCTTAAAACTGGAGGTGGTTTTTGCATGGACGAAGATGGGATTGCTGTTGGCCAAGATGAAGCTTGTGCGGCTGAAGCTACTGTCTCAGAGAGTGCAGACCTTTCTCATTGCTCTGATCCAGGGAGTGTAGATGCACATGTTTCTGAGCTGAGTAGGGATCATATGAACGCCACAATCAATGATGATCAGTCCAAATTGGGTGCTGAGACGACTCCTGTCGTGTCTCTAAGTGCCATGCCTCTTCTGAAAAGAAAACGAAGGAAGAGCTGA
- the LOC107415448 gene encoding DNA repair protein UVH3 isoform X2, producing MGVQGLWELLAPVGRRVSVETLAGKKLAIDASIWMVQFMKAMRDEKGEMVRNAHLLGFFRRICKLLYLRTKPVFVFDGGTPALKRRTVIARRRQRENAQAKVRKTAEKLLLNHLKAMKLKELAEDIKNQRQKMNDAKGKKVLGEQTNMVEDNSGKNDVASRECNQEKLDEMLAASIAAEEDGTLTNNATMSTAGNFCEDHDEEDEEMILSDLHGEIDPAVLAALNPSMQLDILRQKQDNDVKGKKVVSDQDDVVSWNSTQDKIDEMLAASIMAEEDRNLRMPSTSAAAHVEEVGDIEEDEDGDEEMILETMHGDVDPAVLASLPPSMQLDLLVQMRERLMAENRQKYQKVKKDPTQFSELQIQAYLKTVAFRREIDQAQKAASGRGVGGVQTSRIASEANREFIFSSSFSGDKEALTAGRAETSGDKQQPSSEHLSTLLNTITSTSNLNTVTGSNSDESSRVFDDNIETYFDERGRVRISRLRAMGFRMTRDLQRNLDLMKEVEQEKTSANKMESVINGSNSAVQITSSCKHNLVTISPNGAAESVKVNEKNEDFTLKSGTSIEISFEDDGDSRGLDGDDDIFASLVAGNPIKVCSDDNAPSRVLQSTSDSDCEWEEGTIGETGNNFSNDVNLNIEPLSGEGNISDDGGVEWEEGICEVNKSTLCCPAESRPEISKGLLEEEADLQEAIKRSLEDLGDKKSNYALGEDEKLNISAGKAYEDNEFLDQENEKDEPTSPGKIDTRLSKSTFKIVDGVKKMDDLGGISISQTIDSSGKLLKSSVPYIPNVERILIGTPHEGYLGPSEPIGYASEKTSLCEETPHAETVAPLKTKEFKVVAEHVDACNKGSGLSTFSNMNAKNNSHTSDISTGEITDAAQVIDQKTGCEAETSHHLVEISNPAVPLVGTLTDELILDIDTEQKLDAQKSDESFSQGSDHNLEKSPIRGNENVQFEDLEDNLEEEMHILSEERMNLGDEQRRLERNAESVSSEMFTECQELLQMFGLPYIIAPMEAEAQCAYMEIANLVDGVVTDDSDVFLFGAQSVYKNIFDDRKYVETYFMKDIEKELGLTRKQLVRMALLLGSDYTEGVSGIGIVNAIEVVNAFPEEDGLQQFRDWIESPDPTILGKFEVHTGPTAKRNELKVSDNENFSKSNTEELPASHENNSQAQEQNQAADYIREKKQIFMDKHRKVSKNWHIPPSFPSEAVVNAYACPQVDKSTEPFIWGKPDHFVLRKLCWEKFGWGNQKADELLIPVLKEYNKHETQLRLEAFYTFNERFAKIRSKRIKKAVKGITGDQSSELMGEAAQDISRSRKKRSRPKETGNDQKEKLSEGTEESVFTYQSNLGNRTTPKQSRKRKVPGEGVLSEPQIISKGKQRTDKRSHANKRGRGRGRGRVMGRGKGKGSLSFEASETSSSATDCDDDDDAREVHMETSEQEVRKSTRARKPVDYKDIDDQDGLNEEVGEEELSVAGHRDDGSSLAENEEHNSGNPCIGEESCRDYLETGGGFCPDEGENRQPDVSQHDAPPSSEAGLPEDYLKTGGGFCMDEDGIAVGQDEACAAEATVSESADLSHCSDPGSVDAHVSELSRDHMNATINDDQSKLGAETTPVVSLSAMPLLKRKRRKS from the exons ATGGGAGTACAGGGTCTATGGGAACTACTGGCACCCGTGGGTCGCCGCGTCTCCGTCGAAACCCTAGCCGGAAAGAAGCTGGCCATCG ATGCCAGCATATGGATGGTGCAGTTCATGAAGGCCATGAGGGACGAAAAGGGAGAGATGGTTCGCAACGCTCATTTGCTCGGCTTTTTCCGCCGGATTTGCAAACTACTGTATCTGCGGACCAAACCCGTCTTCGTTTTCGATGGCGGAACACCTGCTCTCAAGCGCCGGACCGTGATTGCTCGCCGGAGACAGCGTGAGAATGCCCAGGCCAAGGTCCGAAAGACTGCTGAGAAATTGCTTCTCAATCAT CTTAAGGCAATGAAGCTGAAAGAACTAGCTGAGGATATCAAAAACCAGAGGCAGAAAATGAACGACGCTAAGGGTAAGAAGGTATTGGGAGAACAGACCAATATGGTGGAGGATAATTCAGGAAAAAATGATGTGGCCTCCAGGGAATGTAATCAGGAAAAGCTAGATGAAAT GTTGGCAGCATCTATTGCAGCAGAGGAAGATGGGACTTTAACTAATAATGCAACAATGTCTACTGCTGGCAATTTTTGTGAGGATCATGATGAGGAAGATGAGGAGATGATACTG TCAGATCTGCATGGTGAAATTGATCCTGCTGTATTAGCTGCTTTAAATCCATCAATGCAACTTGATATTCTTAGACAG AAGCAGGATAATGATGTTAAGGGTAAGAAGGTCGTGTCAGATCAAGACGATGTGGTCTCATGGAATAGCACTCAGGACAAAATAGATGAAAT GTTAGCAGCATCTATCATGGCAGAAGAAGATAGGAATCTAAGGATGCCATCAACATCTGCTGCCGCTCATGTTGAGGAGGTTGGTGACATAGAAGAGGATGAAGATGGAGATGAAGAGATGATACTG GAAACAATGCATGGTGACGTTGATCCTGCTGTATTAGCTTCTTTGCCTCCATCAATGCAACTTGATCTTCTTGTTCAA ATGAGAGAGAGATTGATGGCAGAAAACAGACAAAAGTACCAAAAAGTCAAGAAG GACCCTACACAATTCTCTGAGCTACAAATACAGGCTTATCTCAAAACTGTTGCTTTCCGTCGGGAGATAGATCAAGCACAGAAGGCTGCTTCTGGAAGAGGAGTAGGTGGTGTACAGACTTCACGAATAGCATCTGAAGCCAACAGGGAATTTATCTTCTCGTCATCATTTAGTGGCGACAAAGA AGCACTGACAGCTGGCAGAGCTGAGACATCTGGAGATAAGCAACAACCATCTTCTGAACATCTTTCAACTTTATTGAATACCATTACATCTACCAGTAACTTGAACACTGTGACTGGATCAAACTCTGATGAATCAAGTAGGGTTTTTGATGACAATATTGAAACATATTTTGATGAGAGGGGGCGGGTTCGTATCAGCAGACTGAGAGCAATGGGTTTCCGGATGACCCGTGATTTACAGAGGAACTTGGATTTGATGAAAGAGGTTGAGCAAGAGAAAACAAGTGCAAACAAGATGGAGTCTGTGATAAATGGAAGTAATAGTGCTGTCCAAATAACTTCATCTTGTAAACACAATTTAGTAACAATTTCACCAAATGGTGCTGCTGAATCTGTTAAAGTGAATGAGAAAAATGAGGATTTTACATTGAAAAGTGGAACTTCTATAGAGATTTCTTTTGAAGACGATGGTGATAGCAGGGGTTTGGATGGTGATGATGACATCTTTGCTAGTTTAGTGGCCGGAAATCCTATAAAAGTTTGTTCTGATGATAATGCTCCATCAAGAGTACTGCAATCTACTTCTGATTCAGACTGTGAATGGGAGGAAGGTACAATTGGAGAAACAGgcaataatttttctaatgatGTTAACTTGAATATTGAGCCCCTTTCTGGTGAAGGCAACATTAGTGATGATGGTGGAGTGGAATGGGAGGAAGGAATTTGTGAAGTTAATAAAAGCACTTTATGTTGCCCAGCTGAGTCACGACCAGAAATTTCCAAAGGTCTTTTGGAAGAAGAGGCTGATTTGCAGGAGGCTATAAAGAGAAGCCTAGAGGATTTAGGAGACAAGAAGTCTAATTATGCATTGGGTGAAGatgagaaattaaatatttctgcAGGAAAGGCTTATGAAGATAATGAGTTTCTTGATCAAGAAAATGAGAAAGACGAGCCAACTTCACCGGGAAAGATTGATACACGACTAAGTAAATCAACTTTTAAAATTGTTGATGGAGTTAAAAAGATGGATGATCTGGGTGGAATCAGTATCTCACAAACCATCGATTCTTCTGGGAAGCTGTTGAAGTCATCTGTACCATATATTCCCAATGTTGAGAGGATACTGATTGGCACACCACATGAAGGATACTTGGGTCCTTCAGAACCCATTGGATATGCAAGTGAAAAAACCAGTTTGTGTGAAGAAACACCCCATGCAGAAACTGTTGCACCTTTGAAAACAAAGGAGTTCAAAGTGGTTGCAGAACATGTGGATGCCTGCAACAAGGGAAGTGGCTTGTCTACCTTCTCTAATATGAATGCAAAAAATAATTCCCATACTTCTGATATATCAACTGGTGAAATTACTGATGCCGCTCAGGTGATTGATCAGAAAACTGGTTGTGAAGCTGAAACATCCCATCATTTAGTTGAAATATCTAATCCAGCTGTTCCTTTGGTGGGAACACTGACAGATGAATTGATATTGGATATTGACACGGAACAAAAATTGGATGCACAGAAAAGTGATGAAAGTTTTTCCCAGGGAAGTGACCACAACTTGGAAAAGTCTCCAATTAGGGGCAATGAGAATGTGCAGTTTGAAGACCTGGAGGATAATTTGGAGGAGGAAATGCATATTTTGAGTGAAGAACGTATGAACTTGGGAGATGAGCAAAGAAGGCTTGAACGCAATGCTGAATCTGTTAGTAGCGAGATGTTCACAGAATGTCAG GAGCTTCTGCAAATGTTTGGCTTACCATATATAATTGCTCCGATGGAAGCTGAAGCTCAGTGTGCTTATATGGAAATTGCAAACCTTGTTGATGGTGTTGTGACAGATGACTCGGATGTGTTCTTATTTGGAGCGCAGAGTGTTTACAAGAACATATTTGATGATCGCAAATATGTGGAAACATACTTCATGAAG GACATTGAGAAAGAGCTTGGCCTGACCAGAAAACAATTAGTTCGCATGGCACTTCTTCTTGGAAGTGATTATACTGAAGGGGTTAG TGGGATCGGCATTGTTAATGCTATTGAGGTAGTAAATGCATTTCCTGAGGAAGATGGCCTCCAACAATTCCGTGACTGGATTGAATCACCGGATCCCACCATCTTAGGGAAGTTTGAAGTACATACTGGACCAACTgccaaaagaaatgaattgaaagTTAGTGATAATGAGAATTTCTCAAAAAGCAACACAGAAGAATTGCCTGCATCTCATGAGAACAATTCCCAAGCTCAAGAACAGAATCAGGCTGCTGATTATATTCGAGAAAAGAAGCAAATTTTCATGGATAAACAT aGAAAGGTGAGCAAGAACTGGCATATTCCGCCTTCTTTTCCCAGTGAAGCAGTTGTTAATGCTTATGCTTGTCCACAAGTGGACAAATCAACTGAACCTTTTATATGGGGAAAGCCAGACCATTTTGTTCTTCGCAA ATTGTGTTGGGAAAAGTTCGGCTGGGGCAACCAGAAGGCAGATGAATTGTTGATACCTGTTTTAAAGGAGTACAACAAACATGAG ACTCAACTGCGTTTGGAGGCATTTTACACATTTAATGAAAGATTTGCAAAAATTCGTAGCAAGAGAATTAAGAAAGCTGTCAAAGGAATCACTGGAGACCAATCCTCAGAGTTAATGGGTGAGGCTGCGCAAGACATTTCTAGAAGTAGAAAGAAAAGATCAAGGCCTAAAGAAACTGGGAATGACCAAAAGGAAAAGCTGTCTGAGGGGACAGAGGAAAGTGTTTTCACATATCAGAGTAACCTAGGGAATAGAACTACTCCCAAGCAGTCGAGGAAAAGGAAGGTACCTGGGGAAGGGGTTTTGTCCGAGCCACAAATTATCTCAAAAGGCAAACAACGCACTGATAAAAGATCACATGCGAATAAAAGAGGTAGAGGAAGAGGGAGAGGCAGGGTAATGGGAAGAGGAAAGGGAAAAGGGAGTCTTAGTTTTGAAGCATCTGAAACCAGCTCCAGCGCCACTGactgtgatgatgatgatgatgctcgGGAAGTTCATATGGAGACGTCAGAACAAGAAGTGCGTAAG TCAACCAGAGCACGCAAGCCTGTAGATTACAAAGATATTGATGATCAGGATGGCTTAAATGAAGAGGTAGGAGAGGAAGAATTGTCTGTAGCTGGACATAGAGATGATGGTTCTAGTCTTGCTGAGAATGAGGAGCATAATTCTGGAAATCCTTGTATTGGGGAGGAATCCTGTAGAGATTACCTTGAAACAGGAGGCGGGTTCTGTCCAGATGAAGGTGAAAACCGTCAACCTGATGTAAGCCAGCACGATGCTCCTCCTTCATCCGAGGCAGGGCTTCCTGAAGACTACCTTAAAACTGGAGGTGGTTTTTGCATGGACGAAGATGGGATTGCTGTTGGCCAAGATGAAGCTTGTGCGGCTGAAGCTACTGTCTCAGAGAGTGCAGACCTTTCTCATTGCTCTGATCCAGGGAGTGTAGATGCACATGTTTCTGAGCTGAGTAGGGATCATATGAACGCCACAATCAATGATGATCAGTCCAAATTGGGTGCTGAGACGACTCCTGTCGTGTCTCTAAGTGCCATGCCTCTTCTGAAAAGAAAACGAAGGAAGAGCTGA